In Candidatus Palauibacter australiensis, the following are encoded in one genomic region:
- a CDS encoding (2Fe-2S)-binding protein, with protein MKRISMTVNGVRHEADVEPRTLLVHFIREQLELTGTNVGCDTSSCGACTILMNGQSVKSCTVLAVQADGADVATVEGLASNGDWHPVQKAFHENHGLQCGFCTPGMMMAAVGYLDENPSPTEDDVRLALEGNLCRCTGYHNIVKAVLAAADDMGS; from the coding sequence ATGAAGCGCATCTCCATGACCGTGAACGGGGTTCGGCACGAGGCGGACGTCGAACCCCGCACCCTCCTCGTTCATTTCATCCGCGAACAACTCGAACTGACCGGCACCAACGTGGGCTGCGACACGTCCTCGTGCGGCGCCTGCACGATTCTGATGAACGGTCAGTCGGTGAAGTCGTGTACCGTGCTCGCTGTCCAGGCGGACGGCGCGGACGTGGCCACGGTCGAGGGGCTCGCGAGCAACGGCGACTGGCACCCGGTCCAGAAGGCGTTCCACGAGAACCACGGTCTGCAATGCGGGTTCTGCACGCCGGGGATGATGATGGCCGCGGTGGGATACCTGGATGAGAACCCGTCGCCCACGGAGGACGACGTCCGGCTCGCGCTGGAGGGCAACCTCTGCCGGTGCACCGGCTACCACAACATCGTCAAGGCGGTGCTCGCGGCCGCCGACGACATGGGCTCTTAG